From one Sciurus carolinensis chromosome 9, mSciCar1.2, whole genome shotgun sequence genomic stretch:
- the Slc15a2 gene encoding solute carrier family 15 member 2 has product MLEERERKEPAMNPFQKNESKETLFSPVSTEEVPPRPPSPPKKSSPKICGSSYPLSIAFIVVNEFCERFSYYGMKAVLTLYFLYFLHWNEDTSTSVYHAFSSLCYFTPILGAAIADSWLGKFKTIIYLSLVYVLGHVLKSLGAIPVLGGKVVHTILSLVGLSLIALGTGGIKPCVAAFGGDQFEEKHAEERTRYFSVFYLSINAGSLISTFITPMLRGDVQCFGDDCYALAFGVPGLLMVIALVVFAMGSKMYKKPPPEGNIVAQVIKCIWFAISNRFKNRSGDIPKRQHWLDWASEKYPKHLIMDVKALTRILFLYIPLPMFWALLDQQGSRWTLQATKMNGNLGFFVLQPDQMQVLNPFLVLIFIPLFDLVIYRLIAKCGISFSSLRKMAIGMILACLAFAVAAVIEIKINEMAPPQPGSQEIYLQILNLADDEVNVTVLGNGNHSLLTESIKSFQKTTNYSKLHLKTKSQDFQFHLKYHNLSVRTEHSVEEKNWYSLIIHENGKGISSMMVKDIENKTMNGMTAIRFINTLHEDVNISLGTDIPLNVGEDYGVSPYRTVQRGEYTAVRCKTEDKEFSLNLGLLDFGASYLFVITNITNQGLQAWKMEDIPVNEMSIAWQLPQYILVTAAEVMFSVTGLEFSYSQAPSSMKSVLQVAWLLTVAVGNIIVLVVAQFSGLVQWAEFVLFSCLLLVVCLIFSIMGYYYVPVKSEDIHRPADKQILNFQGNMINLETKNTKL; this is encoded by the exons AAAATCTGTGGCTCCAGCTATCCACTGAGCATTGCATTCATTGTGGTGAATGAATTCTGCGAGCGCTTTTCCTATTATGGCATGAAAG CTGTGCTGACTCTGTATTTCCTGTATTTCCTGCATTGGAATGAAGACACCTCCACATCTGTGTACCATGCCTTCAGCAGCCTCTGTTATTTCACTCCCATCCTGGGAGCCGCCATTGCTGACTCGTGGTTGGGAAAATTCAA GACAATCATCTATCTCTCCCTGGTGTATGTGCTTGGCCATGTGCTCAAGTCCTTGGGTGCGATACCAGTCCTGGGGGGAAAAGTGGTACACAC AATCCTATCATTGGTTGGTCTGAGTCTAATAGCTTTGGGAACAGGAGGTATCAAACCCTGTGTGGCAGCTTTTGGTGGAGACCAGTTTGAAGAAAAACAT GCAGAGGAACGGACTAGATACTTCTCAGTCTTCTATCTCTCCATCAATGCAGGGAGCTTGATTTCTACGTTTATCACACCCATGCTTAGAG GAGATGTGCAATGTTTTGGGGACGACTGCTATGCCTTGGCTTTTGGAGTTCCAGGATTGCTCATGGTCATAGCACTTG TTGTGTTTGCGATGGGAAGCAAAATGTACAAAAAACCACCTCCTGAAGGAAACATAGTGGCTCAAGTTATCAAATGTATCTGG TTTGCTATTTCCAACCGCTTCAAGAACCGTTCTGGGGATATTCCAAAGCGACAGCACTGGCTGGACTGGGCCTCTGAGAAGTACCCA AAGCATCTCATTATGGATGTGAAGGCACTGACTAGGATACTGTTCCTTTATATTCCATTGCCCATGTTCTGGGCTCTTTTGGATCAGCAG GGCTCACGATGGACCCTACAAGCCACCAAGATGAATGGGAATTTG GGATTTTTTGTGCTTCAGCCGGACCAGATGCAG GTACTAAATCCCTTTCTGGTTCTTATCTTCATCCCATTGTTTGACCTTGTCATTTATCGTCTGATTGCCAAGTGTGGAATTAGCTTCTC ATCACTCAGGAAAATGGCAATTGGTATGATCCTAGCATGCCTGGCATTTGCAGTTGCAGcagttatagaaataaaaataaat GAAATGGCTCCGCCCCAGCCAGGTTCACAAGAAATCTACCTACAAATCTTGAACCTGGCAGATGATGAAGTGAACGTGACAGTGCTGGGAAATGGCAATCATTCTCTGTTGACAGAGTCCATCAAATCCTTTCAG AAAACAACAAATTACTCTAAATTGCACCTGAAGACAAAAAGCCAGGATTTTCAGTTCCATCTGAAGTATCACAATTTGTCTGTCCGTACTGAGCATTCTGTAGAGGAGAAGAACTGGTACAGTCTGATCATTCATGAGAATGGGAAAGGCATCTCCAGCATGATG gtaaaggacatagaaaacaaaacaatgaatggGATGACAGCCATCAG GTTTATTAACACTTTGCATGAAGATGTCAACATCTCCTTGGGTACAGATATCCCCCTCAATGTTGGTGAAGACTATGGTGTGTCTCCTTACAGAACTGTGCAAAGAGGAGA ATACACTGCAGTGCGCTGTAAAACAGAAGATAAggaattttctctgaatttgggTCTACTAGACTTTGGTGCATCGTATCTATTTGTTATTACTAAT ATCACCAATCAGGGTCTTCAGGCCTGGAAGATGGAAGACATTCCGGTCAATGAAATGTCCATTGCATGGCAACTACCACAGTATATTCTGGTTACAGCTGCTGAAGTCATGTTCTCTGTCACAGGACTTGAATTTTCTTATTCTCAG GCTCCATCTAGCATGAAATCTGTTCTTCAGGTAGCCTGGTTGTTGACTGTTGCAGTTGGGAATATCATTGTGCTTGTTGTGGCCCAGTTCAGTGGCCTGGTACAG TGGGCTGAATTCGttttgttttcctgcctcctcctggtgGTCTGCTTGATCTTCTCCATCATGGGCTACTACTATGTTCCTGTAAAGTCAGAGGATATTCACAGACCAGCAGATAAGCAGATTCTCAATTTCCAAGGGAACATGATCAACCTAGAGACCAAGAATACAAAGCTCTGA